Proteins encoded by one window of Arabidopsis thaliana chromosome 2, partial sequence:
- a CDS encoding Bifunctional inhibitor/lipid-transfer protein/seed storage 2S albumin superfamily protein has translation MGYRRSYAITFVALVAALWSVTKAQPSSSCVSTLTTLSPCLSYITGNSTTPSQPCCSRLDSVIKSSPQCICSAVNSPIPNIGLNINRTQALQLPNACNIQTPPLTQCNAATGPTAQPPAPSPTEKTPDVTLTPTSLPGARSGVGGGSKTVPSVGTGSSSRNVDPLPLHFLMFAVLVVCTSSFL, from the exons ATGGGGTATAGAAGAAGCTACGCAATCACATTTGTAGCCCTTGTGGCGGCTCTATGGAGCGTAACAAAAGCACAGCCGAGCAGTTCATGCGTGAGCACACTGACCACTCTCTCTCCGTGCCTCAGCTACATCACCGGAAACTCAACCACTCCCTCACAGCCTTGCTGTTCTCGGCTCGACTCTGTCATCAAATCTTCGCCGCAGTGCATCTGCTCAGCCGTCAACAGTCCGATCCCAAACATCGGCCTTAACATTAACCGCACACAGGCCTTGCAGCTCCCCAATGCCTGCAACATTCAGACGCCTCCCCTCACACAATGCAACG CGGCCACTGGTCCAACAGCACAGCCTCCCGCACCCTCACCGACGGAAAAGACCCCAGATGTGACACTAACCCCAACCTCATTGCCGGGTGCTCGTTCAG GAGTTGGAGGTGGTTCCAAGACAGTTCCCTCCGTTGGTACCGGCTCGTCCAGCAGGAATGTTGACCCCTTGCCGCTGCATTTTCTTATGTTTGCTGTATTGGTGGTCTgcacttcttcttttctttaa
- the EDA4 gene encoding Bifunctional inhibitor/lipid-transfer protein/seed storage 2S albumin superfamily protein (embryo sac development arrest 4 (EDA4); FUNCTIONS IN: lipid binding; INVOLVED IN: megagametogenesis, lipid transport; LOCATED IN: anchored to membrane; EXPRESSED IN: embryo, hypocotyl, root, flower; EXPRESSED DURING: C globular stage, petal differentiation and expansion stage; CONTAINS InterPro DOMAIN/s: Bifunctional inhibitor/plant lipid transfer protein/seed storage (InterPro:IPR016140), Plant lipid transfer protein/seed storage/trypsin-alpha amylase inhibitor (InterPro:IPR003612); BEST Arabidopsis thaliana protein match is: Bifunctional inhibitor/lipid-transfer protein/seed storage 2S albumin superfamily protein (TAIR:AT1G05450.2).), with translation MEGLTLIVVMMSSFMLGGQGQQISTPCTSSMISTFTPCLNFITGSSGGSVTPTAGCCDSLKTLTNTGMGCACLILTANVPLPTGFINRTLALALPRACKMGGVPIQCQAAGTPLPAPGSIFDCSTTSGVCF, from the exons ATGGAAGGCTTAACATTGATAGTAGTGATGATGTCAAGCTTTATGTTGGGAGGGCAAGGTCAGCAGATAAGCACGCCATGCACCTCCTCCATGATCTCTACCTTCACTCCATGTCTCAACTTCATCACCGGAAGCAGCGGCGGTTCCGTCACTCCCACCGCCGGCTGCTGCGACTCCTTGAAGACGTTGACCAACACTGGCATGGGCTGTGCTTGCCTCATCCTCACTGCTAACGTCCCGCTGCCTACTGGCTTCATCAATCGGACTCTGGCGCTTGCTCTACCTCGAGCCTGCAAAATGGGCGGTGTACCTATTCAATGTCAAG CTGCGGGGACTCCTCTACCAGCTCCAG GTTCCATTTTTGATTGCTCCACCACCTCAGGTGTCTGCTTTTAG